A stretch of the Ipomoea triloba cultivar NCNSP0323 chromosome 16, ASM357664v1 genome encodes the following:
- the LOC116007904 gene encoding LOW QUALITY PROTEIN: uncharacterized protein LOC116007904 (The sequence of the model RefSeq protein was modified relative to this genomic sequence to represent the inferred CDS: inserted 2 bases in 1 codon), whose protein sequence is MLRPIIPMFFLVXTQPAISVSKNKSLFLFGGAEQSKNEPNQMIVLEWLFLTIAPCDAAEPWQLGSQDAATPMMQGIIDLHHDIFFFLILILVFVSWILVRALWHFHYKKNPIPQRIVHGTTIEILRTIFPSIIPMFIAIPSFALLYSMDEVVVDPAITIKAIGHQWYRTYEYSDYNSSDEQSLTFDSYTIPEDDPELGQSRLLEVDNRVVVPAKTHLRIIVTSADVPHSWAVPSLGVKCDAVPGRLNQTSISVQREGVYYGQCSEICGTNHAFMPIVVEAVSRKDYGSRVFNQLIPQTGEA, encoded by the exons ATGTTACGTCCAATTATTCCCATGTTTTTCTTGGT AACCCAACCGGCGATTTCCGTGAGCAAGAACAAGTCTCTCTTTTTGTTTGGGGGAGCAGAGCAGTCAAAGAATGAACCAAACCAAATGATTGTTCTAGAATGGCTATTCCTCACAATTGCTCCTTGTGATGCAGCGGAACCATGGCAATTAGGATCTCAAGACGCAGCAACACCTATGATGCAAGGAATAATAGACTTACATCACGATATCTTTTTCTTCCTCATTCTGATTTTGGTTTTCGTATCATGGATCTTGGTTCGCGCTTTATGGCATTTccactataaaaaaaatccaatcccGCAAAGGATTGTTCATGGAACTACTATCGAGATTCTTCGGACCATATTTCCTAGTATCATCCCGATGTTCATTGCTATACCATCATTTGCTCTGTTATACTCAATGGACGAGGTAGTAGTAGATCCAGCCATTACTATCAAAGCTATTGGACATCAATGGTATCGGA CTTATGAGTATTCGGACTATAACAGTTCCGATGAACAGTCTCTCACTTTTGACAGTTATACGATTCCAGAAGATGATCCAGAATTGGGTCAATCACGTTTATTAGAAGTGGACAATAGAGTGGTTGTACCAGCCAAAACTCATTTACGTATTATTGTAACATCTGCTGATGTACCTCATAGTTGGGCTGTACCTTCCTTAGGTGTAAAATGTGATGCTGTACCTGGTCGTTTAAATCAGACCTCTATTTCGGTACAACGAGAAGGAGTTTACTATGGTCAGTGCAGTGAGATTTGTGGAACGAATCATGCCTTTATGCCTATCGTCGTAGAAGCTGTTTCTAGGAAAGATTATGGTTCTCGGgtattcaatcaattaatccCACAAACCGGGGAAGCTTAA